A portion of the Zootoca vivipara chromosome 6, rZooViv1.1, whole genome shotgun sequence genome contains these proteins:
- the ZNF362 gene encoding zinc finger protein 362 has translation MAEPRFNNPYFWPPPPTMPSQLDNLVLINKIKEQLMAEKIRPPHLPPTSVSSQQPLLVPPSPAEGSQSIMSIPKLQQVPGLHPQAVPQPDVALHARPATSTVTGLGLGSRATAVSTSESSAGTGTSTPSTPTSTTQSRLIASSPTLISGITSPPLLDSIKTIQGHSLLGAPKAERGRKKIKAENPTGPPVLVVPYPILASGDIGKEGKTYRCKVCPLTFFTKSEMQIHSKSHTEAKPHKCPHCSKSFANASYLAQHLRIHLGVKPYHCSYCEKSFRQLSHLQQHTRIHTGDRPYKCPHAGCEKAFTQLSNLQSHQRQHNKDKPYKCPNCYRAYSDSASLQIHLSAHAIKHAKAYCCSMCGRAYTSETYLMKHMSKHTVVEHLVSQHSPQRTESPSIPVRISLI, from the exons ATGGCGGAGCCGCGCTTTAACAACCCCTACTtctggccaccccctcccacaatgCCCAGCCAG CTGGACAATCTAGTTCTCATCAACAAGATCAAGGAACAGCTCATGGCAGAGAAGATCCggcccccccacctgcccccgaCTTCCGTGTcttcccagcagcctctgctggTGCCCCCCTCACCTGCCGAGGGGAGCCAGTCCATCATGTCTATCCCCAAGCTGCAGCAGGTCCCTGGGTTGCACCCTCAGGCGGTCCCCCAGCCTGACGTGGCCCTGCATGCCCGCCCGGCCACCAGCACCGTCACAG GTTTGGGGCTGGGGTCCCGTGCCACGGCCGTCAGCACCTCGGAATCCAGCGCCGGGACGGGCACCAgcactccctccacccccacctccaccacgCAGAGCCGCCTCATTGCCTCTTCGCCCACCCTCATCTCAGGGATCACCAGCCCCCCGCTCTTGGACTCCATCAAGACCATTCAGGGTCACAGCCTGCTGGGGGCGCCCAAGGCGGAGCGTGGCCGCAAGAAGATCAAGGCAGAGAACCCCACGGGGCCCCCCGTCCTGGTGGTGCCCTACCCCATCTTGGCTTCGGGCGACATCGGCAAAGAAGGGAAGACATACAG GTGTAAAGTCTGCCCCCTCACTTTCTTCACCAAGTCAGAGATGCAGATCCACTCCAAGTCCCACACAGAGGCCAAGCCCCACAAGTGCCCCCACTGCTCCAAATCCTTCGCCAACGCCTCCTACCTGGCGCAGCATTTGCGCATCCACCTGGGTGTCAAGCCCTATCACTGCTCCTACTGCGAGAAATCCTTCCGCCAACTTTCCCACCTCCAGCAACACACCAG AATTCACACCGGAGACAGACCCTACAAGTGCCCTCACGCCGGATGTGAAAAGGCATTCACACAGCTCTCAAACCTCCAG TCTCACCAACGGCAACACAACAAGGACAAGCCCTACAAGTGTCCGAACTGCTACCGGGCCTACTCGGACTCTGCCTCGCTCCAGATCCACCTCTCGGCACACGCAATCAAGCACGCCAAGGCCTACTGCTGCAGCATGTGTGGGCGGGCCTACACTTCA gAGACCTATTTGATGAAGCACATGTCAAAACACACGGTGGTTGAACATCTAGTGAGTCAACACTCTCCTCAAAGGACGGAGTCTCCCAGTATCCCTGTCCGAATCTCGCTCATCTGA